GTGCGCCTCACTGCCGCCCAGTTTGCCCAGCGCGGTGACTGCCTTAATCGAATTGCGCGGGTCACGGCGGGCAATATCTATGAGGACCGGGGCCGATTCCGGCCTTCCCACCAGGCCGATGGCTATGATGGCCGCGTCGCGGACTTCGTTGATCGGATCCTCGGCCATCAGTGTCAGGCAATCGATAGCTTCTTCCCCACCGATCTTTTCCAGCGCGCCGACAATCTCGCGGCGCACCCGTATGTCGGTGTCGTCGATTCGCGCCCGCAGCGGCCCCACTCCCTGCGGGTCGCGTAGAGAGCCGAACACGAATATCGAGTTGCGTACGACATACCATTTCTCGTCGGGCAGCTCGTGGCGCTGGGGATCGCGCACGAACATCTTGTCATCGTTTAGAATCCGGGAGAAGACTTTCAATGAGGCTTTGCCCAGGTCAGCGAGGATTCTCAGCGTCAATTGGCGCACCGAACGCTGCGGATGGGAGATGATCTGGCTGAGAGCGAGCGCGATCTCCTCCGATCCGATTGCCACCAGTATTTCTTTCAAATAGACGGCGGTCTCGCCGCCGGCGCCGATTAGCTCGCGAACGAGGGCATCGATGGTCTTCTTGCGGCCGATATTCTCGAACCCTTTTTTGATCGCCATAGAGTCGTAGATCGTGACATTCTCATCGGTGCTTCGGCGAGCCGCCATCGCCTTGGTCAGCTTTGCGGCCAGATCGTAGCGGCCGGCTCCCTGACACGCGGCGAAGACTTGCCAGAGGAATTCCGAGTACTCGTAGGTCTCGCTCTTGGTCTGAAGGCGCATGACCACGTCAAGAATTGCCGCTTCCAGTACCACCGTGTTGACAGCCTGAGTCAACTGCGGAGTGGCCAGGCCGAGCAGATTGAGTGCGCGCTGGCGGTACTCCGGTTCCGGGGCGCTCATGAGATCGATCAGGCGGCTGACAATCTCCGCTGCCTTGGTCTGCTGGCCGGTCTTGAGCAGACGCGCAAAGGCATCGACGAATGCTTCATTGTCGCCCTCGGCGGGCTGCATGGAAAACTGACGTTCGAACAACTGATCGATCTGCGCGCTGGTCTGAATCTTGATCGCCCCGGTCTCAGTGAGGCCGTCGCCGCGATGCTCCGACGTCTCGCGCCGGTCATCGAGATTCTCGACTATCCGTTTCTTCTCCGGATGAAGCTCAACCAGCTTGAAAAGCGACATGTAATCGACCGTGGCGTCATGTGCGGGCTTAGGGCCGGAACCGGCGGAACTAATCTGCGCGGCCAGTTCCGTGAGCACACGGCGGAAGGCCATGGCATCGATTGCCGCCACTCGTTCAGGCAGAAGAAACGCGACCACCGCGGGATCGAAGTCTATCCCCAAGTCGAGCAGCCCTTGCTCGTTGACATTCCGGATTCGCGCCAGCCTGATCGGGTCATCACCGAGCTGGTCCATCGCCAAGCGGCGTACCGAAAAGTCCCCGTCGACATCTCCCCGGTACTGCCTGCGATTCTCGAATAGCTCGTACGCCTGTTCCGTGTTGAGCTGAATCGTGTCGATCTGCCGCTTAACGAGCTCGTCGGCCAGGCTGAAATTCGAGTCGTAGTGCGACTGGCGGTCGACCATGGTCTGCACGAAGAAACTGAAGTCGTTCACCCTCATGCGGCGGTCGAACAGAACGGCATTGATATCAAGCAGTTGCAGGAATTGGAGAATCTGCGCGTTGAACGGCGAGTCCTTTAGACGCAGGTTGAGCAGGAAGAGCTCACCGCGACGGACATTCAGGTTAACGAAAATCTTGTAGCGAAGGATCGCACTGAGGACAAAGAACGGCCTCTCGACCGACTTCAGCGCGAGCGGATGGCCGGTGCCGTAGATCGCCGCCTTGCGGCAGGCCATGGCCATTTCACGGACAAAGTTGTGGGCTTCTTCATTGAGATTGAAGCCCAACATCGATTCTCTGATCGGCAGCGACGGCTTGCTCATGGACGTCTCCAAAACAGTAGATCTTGCCTGCCTGCGTGGCTACAAACAACCGCCTGCCATCAGTGACCGGTGGAACCTCAATAGCTCCCGAGAGGGTAGTCGAATCGACTACGGCGCCGTCCTCGGCTTTCAGCACAAACAACTGTCCGGTCATGGTGCCGAAAACGACCTTGTCGCCCACAGCGAGCGCCGATGCCCGAATGACGTGTCCGGTGGCGTGCCGCCACAAGATTTGTCCGTCGGCAGCGTCCAGCGCCACCAGTTCGCCGCCGCTGTGGCCTACAAATAGCCTGCCGTTGCAAACCGCGGGGCTGGTCCAAGTCGGGCCGCCGATCTCGGACTGCCAAACAACGCGACCGTCGTCCGGGTCCACCCCATATACCTGGCCGGTCATCACTGCGGCATAAATCAGATCGCCCACCGCAACTGGGCTGACCAGGGGGCCGTCCACCCGAACTTCGTAAAGCTCTCGACCACTGTCGGCCGACAATGCGTACAGCCGTCCGCGATCGCAGGGCTGAAAAATCCGCCCGTGGCCGTAACTGGCTGCCGCTGACGGCCGCCATTCGGGCCGCGTCTCCCAGGCCGTTTCACCATCGCCAAGCTCCAAAGCCAGCACACGGCCGTCTGCGGAACTCACGATAAGGCGGTTACCCACTATTATCGGCCCAGGGCGGACATCCTTGACGTTCCTCTGCCAAAGGCGCTTGCCGGTCAGGAAATCAACTGCCCTCAGGAAATCCTTGCGCGGAGAAACACCATAGATAGCCAGACTGTCAGCCACCGCGACACCCGTCTGAGGTACACCATTGGCGCGCCACCGCCCCGGTTGATCGCCGCTTGCAACTTCAAAAAACCGTATCTTCTTCTTACTTTCCGGGAAGATTATGAGATCATTATGGATCGCCAGCGGCCCCGCCGGCTTCCCTGACAGCCCCTCTGACCAGAGCAAACTCAAGCGCCCGCCGAATTCGGCACGGTCATCGGCCCCAAGCTGAGCCGCCGTGCCTCGCGAAATGGCATATCCTTCGGCAGAGA
The Candidatus Zixiibacteriota bacterium DNA segment above includes these coding regions:
- a CDS encoding PQQ-binding-like beta-propeller repeat protein, with protein sequence MSRALTVSIVLIVGLALIVASCGRVMRLERERISAEGYAISRGTAAQLGADDRAEFGGRLSLLWSEGLSGKPAGPLAIHNDLIIFPESKKKIRFFEVASGDQPGRWRANGVPQTGVAVADSLAIYGVSPRKDFLRAVDFLTGKRLWQRNVKDVRPGPIIVGNRLIVSSADGRVLALELGDGETAWETRPEWRPSAAASYGHGRIFQPCDRGRLYALSADSGRELYEVRVDGPLVSPVAVGDLIYAAVMTGQVYGVDPDDGRVVWQSEIGGPTWTSPAVCNGRLFVGHSGGELVALDAADGQILWRHATGHVIRASALAVGDKVVFGTMTGQLFVLKAEDGAVVDSTTLSGAIEVPPVTDGRRLFVATQAGKIYCFGDVHEQAVAADQRIDVGLQSQ
- a CDS encoding HEAT repeat domain-containing protein → MSKPSLPIRESMLGFNLNEEAHNFVREMAMACRKAAIYGTGHPLALKSVERPFFVLSAILRYKIFVNLNVRRGELFLLNLRLKDSPFNAQILQFLQLLDINAVLFDRRMRVNDFSFFVQTMVDRQSHYDSNFSLADELVKRQIDTIQLNTEQAYELFENRRQYRGDVDGDFSVRRLAMDQLGDDPIRLARIRNVNEQGLLDLGIDFDPAVVAFLLPERVAAIDAMAFRRVLTELAAQISSAGSGPKPAHDATVDYMSLFKLVELHPEKKRIVENLDDRRETSEHRGDGLTETGAIKIQTSAQIDQLFERQFSMQPAEGDNEAFVDAFARLLKTGQQTKAAEIVSRLIDLMSAPEPEYRQRALNLLGLATPQLTQAVNTVVLEAAILDVVMRLQTKSETYEYSEFLWQVFAACQGAGRYDLAAKLTKAMAARRSTDENVTIYDSMAIKKGFENIGRKKTIDALVRELIGAGGETAVYLKEILVAIGSEEIALALSQIISHPQRSVRQLTLRILADLGKASLKVFSRILNDDKMFVRDPQRHELPDEKWYVVRNSIFVFGSLRDPQGVGPLRARIDDTDIRVRREIVGALEKIGGEEAIDCLTLMAEDPINEVRDAAIIAIGLVGRPESAPVLIDIARRDPRNSIKAVTALGKLGGSEAHEFLGRLLNDPQLGGELTHGVVSKDELRVAAVRALGQIGRPEAIEHIRQFRDSQSATQKILFKNSAVNKAISEVLLKH